One Brassica napus cultivar Da-Ae chromosome A5, Da-Ae, whole genome shotgun sequence DNA window includes the following coding sequences:
- the LOC106451021 gene encoding delta-1-pyrroline-5-carboxylate synthase A isoform X1, translating to MEELDRSRAFAKDVKRIVVKVGTAVVTGKGGRLALGRLGALCEQLAELNSDGFEVILVSSGAVGLGRQRLRYRQLVNSSFADLQKPQHELDGKACAGVGQSSLMAYYETMFDQLDVTAAQLLVNDSSFRDKEFRKQLNETVKSMLDLRVIPIFNENDAISTRRAPYQDSSGIFWDNDSLAALLALELKADLLILLSDVEGLYTGPPSDPNSKLIHTFIKEKHQDEITFGDKSRLGRGGMTAKVKAAVNAAYAGIPVIITSGYAAENIDKVLRGLRVGTLFHQDARLWAPITDSTARDMAVAARESSRKLQALSSEDRKQILYSIADALEANEKTIRAENELDVATAQEAGLEESLVARLVMTPAKISSLAASVRKLADMEDPIGRVLKKTEVADGLVLEKTSSPLGVLLIVFESRPDALVQIASLAIRSGNGLLLKGGKEARRSNAILHKVITDAIPETVGGKLIGLVTSREEIPDLLKLDDVIDLVIPRGSNKLVSQIKNTTKIPVLGHADGICHVYVDKACNVDMAKRIVSDAKLDYPAACNAMETLLVHKDLEQNAVLNELIFALQSNGVTLYGGPKASKILNLPEARSFNHEYCSKACTVEVVEDVYGAIDHIHRHGSAHTDCIVTEDPEVAELFLRQVDSAAVFHNASTRFSDGFRFGLGAEVGISTGRIHARGPVGVEGLLTTRWIMRGKGQVVDGDNGITYTHQDIPIQA from the exons ATGGAGGAGCTAGATCGTTCACGCGCTTTCGCTAAAGACGTCAAGCGTATCGTCGTTAAG GTTGGAACAGCTGTTGTAACTGGGAAAGGTGGAAGATTGGCTCTTGGTCGCCTAGGAGCTCTGTGTGAACAG CTTGCGGAATTAAACTCGGATGGATTTGAGGTGATCTTGGTGTCATCAGGTGCGGTTGGCCTTGGCCGCCAAAGGCTTCGCTACAGACAGTTAGTCAATAGCAG CTTTGCGGATCTCCAGAAGCCTCAGCATGAACTAGATGGGAAGGCTTGTGCTGGTGTTGGACAAAGCAGTCTCATGGCTTATTATGAGACTATGTTTGACCAG CTGGATGTGACTGCGGCTCAGCTGTTGGTGAATGACAGTAGTTTCAGAGACAAGGAGTTCAGGAAGCAACTTAATGAAACTGTCAAGTCCATGCTTGATTTGAGGGTTATTCCTATTTTCAATGAGAACGATGCTATTAGCACCAGAAGAGCTCCTTATCAG GATTCATCTGGCATCTTTTGGGATAACGACAGCTTAGCTGCTCTATTGGCGCTGGAGCTGAAAGCAGATCTTCTGATTCTTCTGAGTGATGTTGAAGGTCTTTACACTGGCCCTCCAAGTGACCCTAACTCAAAGCTGATCCACACGTTCATCAAGGAGAAACATCAAGATGAGATTACATTTGGAGACAAGTCAAGACTAGGAAGAGGAGGCATGACTGCTAAAGTGAAGGCTGCAGTGAATGCAGCTTATGCTGGAATCCCTGTCATCATAACCAG tggctaTGCAGCTGAGAACATAGATAAAGTCCTTAGAGGACTGCGTGTTGGAACCTTGTTCCATCAAGATGCTCGTTTATGGGCTCCTATCACTGATTCTACTGCTCGTGACATGGCAGTAGCTGCGAGGGAAAGTTCCAGGAAGCTTCAGGCCTTATCTTCGGAGGATAGGAAGCAGATACTGTATAGTATCGCAGATGCTCTTGAAGCAAATGAGAAAACAATCAGAGCTGAGAATGAGTTAGATGTGGCTACAGCACAAGAAGCTGGACTTGAAGAGTCATTGGTGGCTCGTTTGGTGATGACACCTGCAAAG ATCTCGAGCCTTGCAGCTTCAGTTCGTAAGCTAGCTGATATGGAAGATCCAATTGGCCGTGTTCTAAAGAAAACCGAG GTGGCAGATGGTCTTGTTTTGGAGAAGACCTCATCCCCGTTAGGAGTACTCCTGATTGTTTTTGAGTCTCGACCTGATGCACTTGTACAG ATAGCTTCACTTGCTATCCGGAGTGGAAATGGTCTTCTATTGAAGGGTGGAAAGGAGGCCAGGCGATCAAATGCTATCTTACACAAGGTGATCACTGATGCTATTCCAGAGACTGTGGGTGGTAAACTCATTGGACTTGTGACTTCAAGGGAAGAGATTCCTGATTTGCTCAAG CTTGATGACGTTATTGATCTTGTGATCCCAAGAGGCAGCAACAAGCTTGTTTCCCAGATCAAAAACACTACAAAAATCCCTGTTCTTGGTCATGCTG ATGGAATCTGTCATGTATACGTCGACAAGGCTTGTAATGTGGATATGGCTAAACGCATAGTTTCTGATGCAAAGTTAGACTATCCAGCAGCTTGTAATGCCATG GAAACTCTTCTTGTGCATAAGGATCTGGAGCAGAATGCTGTGCTCAATGAGCTTATATTTGCTCTGCAGAGCAATG GAGTCACTTTGTATGGTGGACCAAAGGCAAGTAAAATACTTAACCTACCAGAAGCACGGTCTTTCAATCACGAGTACTGTTCCAAGGCGTGCACCGTTGAAGTTGTGGAAGACGTTTATGGTGCTATAGATCACATTCACCGACATGGAAG TGCACACACAGACTGTATTGTGACAGAGGATCCCGAAGTTGCAGAGCTATTCCTTCGCCAAGTGGACAGCGCTGCTGTGTTCCACAACGCAAGCACAAGATTCTCTGATGGTTTTCGATTTGGACTTGGTGCTGAG GTGGGGATAAGCACAGGGAGGATCCATGCTCGTGGTCCAGTGGGAGTGGAGGGACTACTTACAACCAGATG GATAATGAGAGGAAAAGGACAAGTTGTGGATGGAGACAATGGGATTACTTACACCCATCAAGACATTCCCATCCAAGCTTAG
- the LOC106451021 gene encoding delta-1-pyrroline-5-carboxylate synthase A isoform X2, translating to MAYYETMFDQLDVTAAQLLVNDSSFRDKEFRKQLNETVKSMLDLRVIPIFNENDAISTRRAPYQDSSGIFWDNDSLAALLALELKADLLILLSDVEGLYTGPPSDPNSKLIHTFIKEKHQDEITFGDKSRLGRGGMTAKVKAAVNAAYAGIPVIITSGYAAENIDKVLRGLRVGTLFHQDARLWAPITDSTARDMAVAARESSRKLQALSSEDRKQILYSIADALEANEKTIRAENELDVATAQEAGLEESLVARLVMTPAKISSLAASVRKLADMEDPIGRVLKKTEVADGLVLEKTSSPLGVLLIVFESRPDALVQIASLAIRSGNGLLLKGGKEARRSNAILHKVITDAIPETVGGKLIGLVTSREEIPDLLKLDDVIDLVIPRGSNKLVSQIKNTTKIPVLGHADGICHVYVDKACNVDMAKRIVSDAKLDYPAACNAMETLLVHKDLEQNAVLNELIFALQSNGVTLYGGPKASKILNLPEARSFNHEYCSKACTVEVVEDVYGAIDHIHRHGSAHTDCIVTEDPEVAELFLRQVDSAAVFHNASTRFSDGFRFGLGAEVGISTGRIHARGPVGVEGLLTTRWIMRGKGQVVDGDNGITYTHQDIPIQA from the exons ATGGCTTATTATGAGACTATGTTTGACCAG CTGGATGTGACTGCGGCTCAGCTGTTGGTGAATGACAGTAGTTTCAGAGACAAGGAGTTCAGGAAGCAACTTAATGAAACTGTCAAGTCCATGCTTGATTTGAGGGTTATTCCTATTTTCAATGAGAACGATGCTATTAGCACCAGAAGAGCTCCTTATCAG GATTCATCTGGCATCTTTTGGGATAACGACAGCTTAGCTGCTCTATTGGCGCTGGAGCTGAAAGCAGATCTTCTGATTCTTCTGAGTGATGTTGAAGGTCTTTACACTGGCCCTCCAAGTGACCCTAACTCAAAGCTGATCCACACGTTCATCAAGGAGAAACATCAAGATGAGATTACATTTGGAGACAAGTCAAGACTAGGAAGAGGAGGCATGACTGCTAAAGTGAAGGCTGCAGTGAATGCAGCTTATGCTGGAATCCCTGTCATCATAACCAG tggctaTGCAGCTGAGAACATAGATAAAGTCCTTAGAGGACTGCGTGTTGGAACCTTGTTCCATCAAGATGCTCGTTTATGGGCTCCTATCACTGATTCTACTGCTCGTGACATGGCAGTAGCTGCGAGGGAAAGTTCCAGGAAGCTTCAGGCCTTATCTTCGGAGGATAGGAAGCAGATACTGTATAGTATCGCAGATGCTCTTGAAGCAAATGAGAAAACAATCAGAGCTGAGAATGAGTTAGATGTGGCTACAGCACAAGAAGCTGGACTTGAAGAGTCATTGGTGGCTCGTTTGGTGATGACACCTGCAAAG ATCTCGAGCCTTGCAGCTTCAGTTCGTAAGCTAGCTGATATGGAAGATCCAATTGGCCGTGTTCTAAAGAAAACCGAG GTGGCAGATGGTCTTGTTTTGGAGAAGACCTCATCCCCGTTAGGAGTACTCCTGATTGTTTTTGAGTCTCGACCTGATGCACTTGTACAG ATAGCTTCACTTGCTATCCGGAGTGGAAATGGTCTTCTATTGAAGGGTGGAAAGGAGGCCAGGCGATCAAATGCTATCTTACACAAGGTGATCACTGATGCTATTCCAGAGACTGTGGGTGGTAAACTCATTGGACTTGTGACTTCAAGGGAAGAGATTCCTGATTTGCTCAAG CTTGATGACGTTATTGATCTTGTGATCCCAAGAGGCAGCAACAAGCTTGTTTCCCAGATCAAAAACACTACAAAAATCCCTGTTCTTGGTCATGCTG ATGGAATCTGTCATGTATACGTCGACAAGGCTTGTAATGTGGATATGGCTAAACGCATAGTTTCTGATGCAAAGTTAGACTATCCAGCAGCTTGTAATGCCATG GAAACTCTTCTTGTGCATAAGGATCTGGAGCAGAATGCTGTGCTCAATGAGCTTATATTTGCTCTGCAGAGCAATG GAGTCACTTTGTATGGTGGACCAAAGGCAAGTAAAATACTTAACCTACCAGAAGCACGGTCTTTCAATCACGAGTACTGTTCCAAGGCGTGCACCGTTGAAGTTGTGGAAGACGTTTATGGTGCTATAGATCACATTCACCGACATGGAAG TGCACACACAGACTGTATTGTGACAGAGGATCCCGAAGTTGCAGAGCTATTCCTTCGCCAAGTGGACAGCGCTGCTGTGTTCCACAACGCAAGCACAAGATTCTCTGATGGTTTTCGATTTGGACTTGGTGCTGAG GTGGGGATAAGCACAGGGAGGATCCATGCTCGTGGTCCAGTGGGAGTGGAGGGACTACTTACAACCAGATG GATAATGAGAGGAAAAGGACAAGTTGTGGATGGAGACAATGGGATTACTTACACCCATCAAGACATTCCCATCCAAGCTTAG
- the LOC106396536 gene encoding mannose-1-phosphate guanylyltransferase 1-like translates to MKALILVGGFGTRLRPLTLSLPKPLVDFANKPMILHQIEALKAVGVDEVVLTVNYQAEVMLNFLKDVEAKLEIKITCSRETEPMGTAGPLALARDKLVDGSGEPFFVLNSDVISEYPFKEMIEFHKAHGGEASIMVTKVDEPSKYGVVVMEETTGKVEKFVEKPKLYVGNKINAGIYLLNPSVVDKIELRPTSIEKETFPKIAAAQGLYAMVLPGFWMDIGQPRDYITGLRLYLDSLRKKCPAKLTTGPDIVGNVLVDETAKIGEGCLIGPDVAIGPGCVVESGVRLSRCTVMPGARIKKHACVSSSIIGWHSTVGQWARIENMTILGEDVHVRDEIYSNGGVVLPHKEIKSNILMPGIVM, encoded by the exons ATGAAGGCTCTCATTCTTGTTGGAGGGTTCGGGACTCGGTTAAGACCATTGACTCTCAGTTTACCAAAGCCGCTTGTTGATTTTGCTAATAAACCCATGATCCTTCACCAG aTAGAGGCTCTTAAGGCTGTTGGGGTTGATGAAGTGGTTTTGACAGTTAATTACCAGGCAGAG GTGATGCTTAACTTCTTGAAGGACGTTGAAGCAAAGCTTGAAATCAAAATCACTTGCTCAAGAGAGACTGAGCCTATGGGTACGGCTGGTCCTCTGGCTCTAGCGAGAGACAAACTGGTTGACGGATCTGGAGAACCTTTCTTTGTCCTCAACAGTGATGTGATTAGTGAGTACCCATTCAAAGAAATGATTGAGTTTCATAAAGCCCATGGTGGGGAAGCCTCCATCATGGTGACAAAG GTTGATGAACCTTCTAAATATGGAGTTGTGGTCATGGAAGAAACTACAGGAAAAGTGGAAAAGTTTGTCGAAAAGCCAAAACTCTATGTAGGTAACAAGATCAACGCTGGGATTTATCTTTTGAACCCGTCGGTAGTTGACAAGATTGAACTACGACCAACCTCAATCGAGAAAGAGACCTTCCCCAAGATTGCAGCAGCTCAAGGGCTCTATGCAATGGTACTACCAGGTTTTTGGATGGACATTGGTCAACCACGTGACTACATAACGGGCCTGAGACTCTACTTAGACTCCCTAAGAAAGAAATGTCCTGCCAAGTTAACCACTGGTCCAGACATTGTTGGGAATGTTCTGGTGGATGAGACCGCTAAGATTGGGGAAGGATGTTTGATAGGACCAGATGTAGCCATTGGTCCAGGGTGTGTTGTTGAGTCAGGGGTGAGGCTTTCGCGGTGCACGGTGATGCCTGGAGCACGCATCAAGAAGCATGCATGTGTCTCGAGCAGTATCATAGGGTGGCACTCAACGGTTGGACAGTGGGCTAGGATTGAGAACATGACGATCCTTGGGGAAGATGTTCATGTGAGAGATGAGATATATAGCAATGGAGGAGTTGTTTTGCCACACAAGGAGATCAAATCAAACATCTTGATGCCAGGGATAGTGATGTGA
- the LOC106392626 gene encoding putative B3 domain-containing protein At4g03170: protein MASSTQDEEALHRKEETEPDHDEADLNTEGKTDDEAKHVDDAKKIVASESATSEQEVDANQENERKGGTMMVPSTTTPRSLTQEEEENAREVDAFASAILWSMRNEDVPPTSPSMLEIDDHDVDDSEQTLRFLTRWKAPKTPPKKIIHDRLIEQCSRPIQKQLTTSDVEQRKLYLPRKKFQKLLDESGSREIRVSVYGPDGEVQEMWLGDDDEETFELVIGWRTFVEQYGLKECCDFVTVWMFRHRDSQRICLAVDVTRFVFRKEVSKRISQAAFEDSD from the coding sequence ATGGCGTCTTCAACGCAAGACGAAGAAGCCCTCCACCGCAAGGAAGAAACTGAACCCGATCACGATGAAGCAGACCTGAACACAGAGGGCAAGACTGACGATGAAGCCAAACACGTAGACGATGCCAAGAAGATCGTGGCCTCAGAGTCAGCGACAAGCGAGCAAGAAGTCGACGCTAATCAAGAAAACGAACGCAAAGGAGGGACGATGATGGTGCCTTCAACGACAACACCAAGAAGCTTaactcaagaagaagaagaaaacgcaAGGGAAGTTGACGCTTTCGCCTCAGCGATCCTTTGGTCTATGCGCAACGAGGACGTCCCACCTACGAGTCCATCTATGCTCGAAATAGACGATCACGACGTCGACGACTCCGAACAAACCTTGAGGTTCCTCACCCGATGGAAAGCTCCGAAGACTCCACCGAAAAAGATCATTCACGACCGGTTGATCGAGCAATGCAGCAGACCGATCCAGAAGCAGCTGACGACAAGCGACGTGGAGCAGAGGAAGCTGTATTTACCGAGGAAGAAGTTTCAGAAGCTTCTCGACGAATCGGGGAGTAGGGAGATAAGGGTTTCGGTTTACGGACCAGACGGGGAGGTTCAGGAGATGTGgcttggtgatgatgatgaggagacGTTTGAGTTGGTGATAGGGTGGAGGACGTTCGTGGAACAGTATGGGCTCAAGGAGTGTTGTGACTTTGTCACGGTGTGGATGTTTAGGCACAGAGACAGTCAAAGGATTTGCTTAGCTGTGGATGTCACAAGGTTTGTGTTCAGGAAGGAGGTTAGTAAGAGGATCTCTCAGGCTGCTTTCGAGGATTCTGATTAG
- the LOC106396096 gene encoding putative B3 domain-containing protein At4g03170, translating to MASSTQAREVHHRKEEDALDEERELIDLNKEAKHEDDDKIVASETREAKKQKVEQEVKDANQEDERRGGMTRTTTPRSLTQEEAKAKEDDARASRMLASTSNDLVRPGLDINDYVDDSEQTLTFLTRWKAPETPPEKIIHRSLVDQCSKPIQKQLTTSDVTQNRLSLSNSQVRKKFQQLLGDESGRKESRFTVYGPDGKVHEIWLREKKRSFDLTIGWWTFVEQYGLKECCDFVTVWMFRHSVTRRICLAVDTTRFAFRKQVSKRISDAAFENSD from the coding sequence ATGGCATCTTCAACGCAAGCCCGAGAAGTCCACCACCGGAAGGAAGAAGACGCACTCGACGAAGAACGGGAGCTTATTGACCTGAACAAAGAAGCCAAACACGAAGACGATGACAAGATCGTGGCCTCAGAGACAAGGGAAgcaaagaagcagaaggtggaaCAAGAAGTCAAAGATGCTAATCAAGAAGACGAAAGAAGAGGAGGGATGACGAGAACAACAACACCAAGAAGCTTAACTCAAGAAGAAGCAAAGGCAAAGGAAGATGATGCTCGCGCCTCACGCATGCTTGCGTCTACGAGCAACGACTTAGTCCGACCGGGGCTGGACATAAACGATTACGTCGACGACTCGGAACAAACCTTGACGTTTCTCACCCGATGGAAAGCTCCGGAGACTCCACCTGAAAAGATCATTCACCGCAGCTTGGTCGATCAATGCAGCAAACCGATCCAAAAGCAGCTAACGACGAGCGACGTGACACAGAACAGGCTCTCTTTATCGAACTCGcaagtgaggaagaagtttcagCAGCTTCTTGGCGACGAGTCAGGGAGAAAGGAGAGTAGGTTTACGGTTTACGGACCAGACGGGAAGGTTCATGAGATTTGGCTACGTGAGAAGAAGAGGTCGTTTGATTTGACGATAGGGTGGTGGACGTTCGTGGAACAGTATGGGCTCAAGGAGTGTTGCGACTTCGTCACGGTTTGGATGTTCAGGCACAGTGTTACTCGACGGATTTGCTTAGCTGTTGATACCACAAGGTTTGCTTTCAGGAAACAGGTTAGTAAGAGGATCTCCGATGCTGCTTTCGAGAATTCTGATTAG
- the LOC106396088 gene encoding putative B3 domain-containing protein At4g03170: MASSTQDEEEVHHRKEEDALAKEPDLDLNKEAKHEDDDKIVASESETREAKKQKVEQEVKDADQEDESRGATTMVPSTTTPRSLTQEEAKAKEDEDDSEQTLRFLRRWKAPETPPEKIIHPSLAEQCSRPIQKQLTTSDVKQNKLSQSGLSLSNSQVRKKFQQLLEESGKNERRFSVYGPDGKVHEIWLGKERTSSFGLTIGWWRFVVEYWLKEWCNFVTVWMFRHRVTQRICLAI; encoded by the coding sequence ATGGCGTCTTCAACtcaagacgaagaagaagtccACCACCGCAAGGAAGAAGACGCACTCGCCAAAGAACCGGACCTTGACCTGAACAAAGAAGCCAAACACGAAGACGATGACAAGATCGTGGCCTCAGAGTCAGAGACAAGGGAAGCAAAGAAGCAGAAAGTGGAACAAGAAGTCAAAGATGCTGATCAAGAAGACGAAAGCAGAGGAGCTACGACGATGGTGCCTTCAACGACAACACCAAGAAGCTTAACTCAAGAAGAAGCAAAGGCAAAGGAAGATGAAGACGACTCAGAACAAACCTTGAGGTTTCTAAGACGATGGAAAGCTCCGGAGACTCCACCTGAAAAGATCATTCACCCCAGCTTAGCCGAGCAATGCAGCAGACCGATCCAAAAGCAGCTGACGACGAGCGACGTGAAACAGAACAAGCTGTCTCAGTCTGGGCTGTCTTTATCGAACTCGcaagtgaggaagaagtttcagCAGCTTCTCGAAGAATCAGGGAAAAACGAGAGGAGGTTTTCGGTATACGGACCAGACGGGAAGGTTCATGAGATTTGGCTTGGTAAGGAGAGGACGTCGTCGTTTGGTTTGACGATAGGGTGGTGGAGGTTCGTGGTAGAGTATTGGCTCAAGGAGTGGTGTAACTTCGTCACGGTTTGGATGTTTAGGCACAGAGTCACTCAACGGATTTGCTTAGCTATTTGA
- the LOC106451023 gene encoding uncharacterized protein At2g39795, mitochondrial-like gives MAFTWCVRRSASRLASLCSTRMVRVRSISAVVNSPSLAPTSSPSRPFALYSTAIDRMSSEQSLLRVIDSEINTALQIDDPDLDEEMAPGSFPFKIEDNPGHQTVTLTREYKGEHIKVVVSMPSLDGDENDDEDDDDDGHSNGSSIPLVVTVTKKSGLSLEFSCMAFPDEIAIDALSVSNQGSTLEDKLANEGPDFECLDENLKKTFYKYLEIRGVKASTTNFLHQYMMRKVKREYLLWLKNVKKFMEE, from the exons ATGGCTTTCACTTGGTGCGTACGCAGGTCAGCTTCTAGGTTAGCTTCCCTGTGTAGTACCCGGATGGTTCGAGTCAGATCTATCTCCGCCGTTGTTAACAGTCCGTCTCTAGCTCCCACCTCATCTCCGTCTCGTCCTTTTGCCCTTTACTCGACGGCTATTGATCGGATGAGCTCCGAGCAATCGCTTCTCCGCGTGATTGACTCCGAGATCAACACCGCTCTCCAAATCGATGATCCCGATTTG GATGAAGAGATGGCGCCAGGAAGCTTCCCTTTCAAAATTGAAGACAATCCTGGGCATCAGACTGTAACATTGACTAGAGAGTACAAAGGGGAGCATATTAAAGTTGTAGTAAGCATGCCTAGTCTTGACGGTGATGAAAACGACGATGaggatgatgacgatgatggtCATAGCAATGGATCTAGTATTCCACTAGTTGTGACTGTCACCAAGAAGAGCGGGCTCAGCCTTGAGTTTAGCTGTATGGCTTTTCCGGATGAGATTGCCATTGATGCTTTATCTGTGAGCAATCAGGGGAGTACTTTGGAGGATAAGTTGGCTAATGAAGGGCCTGATTTCGA ATGCTTGGACGAGAATCTGAAGAAGACATTCTACAAGTATCTGGAGATCAGAGGAGTGAAAGCAAGCACTACGAACTTCTTGCACCAGTACATGATGAGAAAAGTGAAGAGAGAGTACTTGCTCTGGTTGAAGAATGTTAAGAAGTTTATGGAAGAGTAA